In Coccidioides posadasii str. Silveira chromosome 4, complete sequence, one genomic interval encodes:
- a CDS encoding uncharacterized protein (EggNog:ENOG410PIXQ~COG:C), protein MKEAFASLSGDKVKVSIKDSPIPHPNDSQLVIRVVATGLNPKDWKFLSDKPTNQGDDVAGYVHAVGSKVTEFKPGDRVAAFHQILAPHGGYAEYAVVWAHTAFHLPKEVSFEEAATIPLAAMTAALGLYQDLGLPVPWNPARTRTPLIVYGGASTVGSFVIKLAKLSNIHPIITVAGKGIPQVEALLDKSKGDIVIDYRTGDKAVVTAFTKALGGKKIEYAFDATSEHNSYVNIGHVLDPEKGKIVVVQPGMEYNMPVDVKPSPVYVATVHEDGNVFQPMEKVGPIGDKEFGLVFFRFFGHGLAQGWFRGHQYRLVEKGLEGLENALNNLKESKVSGFKYVIRIADTPDLGE, encoded by the exons ATGAAAGAAGCCTTTGCATCTCTTTCTGGCGACAAAGTCAAGGTCTCCATCAAGGATTCTCCAATTCCTCACCCCAATGACTCCCAGCTGGTCATCCGCGTGGTGGCTACAGGCTTGAATCCAAAAGATTGGAAATTCTTGAGCGATAAGCCGACAAATCAGGGAGACGATGTTGCCGGCTACGTGCACGCCGTGGGCAGTAAGGTGACTGAGTTCAAGCCCGGAGACAGGGTGGCTGCATTTCATCAGATATTGGCTCCCCATGGAGGGTATGCGGAGTACGCAGTGGTATGGGCGCACACGGCATTCCATCTACCAAAGGAGGTTTCGTTCGAAG AAGCCGCAACAATCCCCCTAGCCGCCATGACCGCTGCCCTTGGTCTTTATCAGGACCTCGGCCTCCCGGTCCCCTGGAATCCAGCTCGCACCCGCACCCCTCTGATCGTTTACGGCGGCGCCTCCACTGTCGGCTCCTTCGTCATCAAACTCGCCAAGCTTTCCAACATCCATCCCATCATAACCGTCGCAGGCAAGGGTATCCCGCAAGTCGAGGCTCTCCTGGACAAATCCAAAGGCGACATTGTAATCGACTACCGCACCGGCGATAAGGCTGTCGTGACTGCATTCACTAAGGCCCTGGGCGGTAAAAAGATCGAATACGCGTTTGACGCGACGAGCGAGCATAATAGCTACGTGAACATTGGGCATGTGCTGGATCCAGAGAAGGGGAAGATTGTGGTGGTGCAGCCAGGGATGGAGTACAATATGCCCGTTGATGTGAAGCCGAGTCCTGTGTATGTAGCTACTGTGCATGAGGATGGGAATGTGTTTCAGCCTATGGAGAAAGTAGGCCCTATTGGGGATAAGGAGTTTGGGCTAGTGTTTTTTAGGTTCTTTGGGCATGGATTGGCGCAGGGTTGGTTTAGAGGTCATCAATATCGGTTGGTGGAGAAGGGGTTGGAGGGCCTTGAGAATGCGTTAAATAATTTGAAGGAGAGTAAAGTAAGTGGTTTCAAGTACGTGATCAGGATCGCTGACACGCCTGATTTGGGAGAAtag
- the CKB2 gene encoding casein kinase 2 regulatory subunit (EggNog:ENOG410PG73~COG:D,K,T~BUSCO:11505at33183), translating into MEDFNTESDSDYTSFWRDWFISSRGNEYFCEIDEEYLTDRFNLTGLNTEVDFYQYALDLVTDVFDLDADDETREQIEKNARHLYGMVHARYIVTTRGLAKMLEKYKRADFGKCPRVMCEQHPLLPMGLTDVAGVKPVKLYCAKCEDLYNPKSSRHASIDGAYFGTSFHNILFQVYPCLIPEKSLRRYEPKVFGFRVHASAALARWQDRKRDEMKERLKRIGMETQFIEDKEEDDDDDDDDDIGDDGMALGARRGKTAADDSRMDIGA; encoded by the exons ATGGAGGACTTCAACACAGAGTCTGACAGTGACTATACGAGCTTCTGGAGAGATTGG TTTATATCGTCTCGAGGAAATGAATACTTTTGCGAAATCGACGAAGAATATCTTACCGATCGTTTCAACTTGACGGGATTGAACACCGAAGTGGATTTCTATCAATATGCCTTGGATCTAGTCACGGATGTGTTCGACTTGGACGCCGACGACGAGACTAGAGAACAGATTGAGAAGAACGCGAGACATCTGTACGGCATGGTGCATGCTCGATACATAGTCACGACCCGTGGATTAGCAAAAATG CTagagaaatataaaagaGCAGACTTCGGGAAATGCCCACGAGTTATGTGTGAGCAACACCCGCTTCTCCCAATGGGCCTCACCGACGTTGCTGGCGTGAAGCCGGTTAAGCTATACTGCGCCAAGTGCGAGGATTTATACAACCCCAAGTCGTCCCGCCATGCTTCCATCGACGGTGCCTATTTTGGAACTTCCTTTCACAATATACTCTTTCAGGTTTACCCGTGTTTAATACCGGAGAAGTCCCTGCGGCGATACGAGCCCAAAGTATTTGGATTCCGGGTTCATGCCAGTGCTGCATTGGCGAGGTGGCAGGATAGAAAGAGGGATGAGATGAAGGAGAGGCTAAAAAGAATTGGGATGGAAACTCAATTCATCGAggataaagaagaagacgacgatgacgatgacgatgatgatatTGGGGATGACGGCATGGCGCTGGGTGCTCGAAGAGGGAAAACCGCTGCGGATGATAGCCGGATGGACATTGGCGCATAA
- a CDS encoding uncharacterized protein (EggNog:ENOG410PFXT~COG:S~BUSCO:7281at33183), with amino-acid sequence MGPSGHQLLPKFWRVARFAFEKASRAVRTRLPEPGQSSHLQFQPIYARIQHRQPINRIAAIRQTQSRHFSTVRASRRFATGSIQSSKIRTAISRLTTRTPFASTLRPNLTGGTLCRTAGGYAVGAGRIGGVRYFSSSPTCPAQVVQNVSAGVRAFWLSGQRARFDGVDNKTGRKQYKIVTSLQEEANRKMNAVPRTAAGSYIDFKLSPTITAFGCLDQMQKSSVSKTCEQINLNTPTLMDLLSADFARALKEFAAVLNDLKKIATLGDLPLSLHDQSTIRVRFPGCDAESVERLCVEVGVQRGIIHQDPDFEAHNGTEMALLFPFAPSHQDSEADLFYFDDPPLITPDKVDWRQMMVSDPTRHSTGANWRDYQYVSSVEKNPWARSHSEYSSVNISDLGDRAFFGDIPEATAHSVSDCGGFEGIYKFLEECDRARR; translated from the exons ATGGGGCCTAGTGGGCACCAACTACTGCCGAAGTTTTGGCGGGTAGCCAG GTTTGCCTTTGAAAAGGCATCCCGGGCTGTTCGGACAAGACTGCCTGAGCCGGGCCAATCGTCTCATCTACAATTTCAACCAATATACGCACGCATCCAGCACCGTCAGCCTATCAATCGCATTGCCGCAATCCGTCAGACTCAAAGCCGCCATTTCTCTACAGTTCGCGCATCACGACGCTTTGCTACCGGCTCTATCCAGTCATCCAAGATTCGCACCGCCATCAGCCGCTTAACGACTCGAACTCCTTTCGCATCAACATTAAGGCCAAATCTCACCGGAGGTACGCTTTGCCGGACCGCCGGTGGGTACGCCGTTGGCGCCGGCCGCATCGGTGGTGTGAGATATTTCTCCAGTTCTCCCACATGCCCCGCCCAAGTCGTCCAGAATGTATCTGCTGGAGTTCGAGCTTTCTGGCTTTCTGGCCAGAGGGCTAGGTTTGATGGCGTCGATAACAAGACAGGTCGTAAGCAATATAAAATCGTGACTTCTTTGCAGGAAGAGGCGAATCGCAAAATGAATGCCGTTCCTCGCACCGCCGCCGGTTCTTATATTGATTTCAAGCTATCCCCTACTATAACCGCCTTTGGCTGCCTTGACCAGATGCAGAAGTCTTCCGTTTCTAAGACTTGCGAACAGATCAACTTGAACACGCCCACTTTGATGGACTTGCTCTCTGCTGATTTCGCCCGGGCTTTGAAGGAATTCGCTGCCGTCCTAAACGATCTGAAAAAGATCGCCACATTGGGCGATTTGCCGCTATCTTTGCATGATCAGTCGACCATTCGTGTTCGCTTCCCTGGTTGTGACGCAGAATCAGTGGAGCGCTTATGCGTCGAAGTCGGGGTCCAGCGCGGAATTATCCACCAAGACCCCGACTTTGAGGCGCACAATGGCACCGAAATGGCGCTTTTGTTTCCGTTCGCGCCTAGCCATCAAGATTCGGAAGCTGACCTCTTTTATTTCGACGATCCCCCTCTTATCACACCTGACAAGGTCGATTGGCGCCAGATGATGGTTTCCGACCCAACACGGCATTCTACGGGTGCCAACTGGCGGGATTATCAGTATGTGTCTAGCGTGGAGAAGAACCCTTGGGCTCGGTCGCACTCGGAGTATTCCAGCGTGAATATCAGCGACCTTGGCGACAGAGCCTTTTTCGGTGACATACCTGAGGCAACGGCTCACAGCGTATCTGACTGCGGCGGCTTTGAAGGGATCTACAAATTCCTTGAGGAGTGTGATCGAGCGCGGCGGTAA